The Bacillus carboniphilus genome contains a region encoding:
- a CDS encoding RecX family transcriptional regulator yields MLKENRYVSDMEFASAYVRTQVKTTKKGPKLIKDHLISKKIKKDYVEQAMKEYTFEMQVKKAISLTEKMVQKEKTISSLQLKQKIQHSLMTKGFGSDAITIALEEVTYTNGEDQEYEAMVKQAEKALTRYNKFDDYTKQQKLKQFLARKGFSFELINKYVDEQL; encoded by the coding sequence ATGTTAAAGGAAAATCGATATGTAAGTGATATGGAATTTGCGTCAGCCTATGTAAGGACGCAAGTGAAAACAACAAAGAAAGGTCCTAAGCTTATAAAAGACCATTTGATTTCAAAAAAAATAAAAAAAGATTATGTTGAACAAGCGATGAAAGAATACACGTTTGAAATGCAAGTGAAAAAGGCAATATCTTTAACTGAAAAAATGGTACAAAAAGAGAAGACAATTTCTAGCCTGCAATTAAAACAGAAAATTCAACATTCATTAATGACAAAAGGATTTGGGTCGGATGCTATAACAATTGCATTAGAAGAAGTGACGTATACAAATGGGGAAGACCAAGAGTATGAAGCCATGGTTAAGCAGGCAGAAAAAGCATTAACTCGTTATAATAAATTTGATGATTATACTAAACAGCAAAAATTAAAGCAATTTTTAGCTAGAAAGGGCTTTTCCTTTGAATTAATTAATAAGTATGTAGATGAACAATTATAG
- a CDS encoding YfhD family protein — translation MAQHKNRDKNKQDLPQTPKQSKKQVDGIDVEYSRELADQEDLEAQARANAANQRVRSSKKGSN, via the coding sequence ATGGCTCAACATAAAAATCGTGATAAAAATAAGCAAGATTTACCACAAACTCCTAAACAGTCGAAGAAACAAGTCGACGGTATTGACGTCGAATATTCTAGAGAACTAGCTGACCAAGAAGATCTAGAAGCACAAGCACGAGCAAACGCAGCTAACCAAAGAGTCCGAAGTAGCAAAAAGGGTAGTAACTAA
- a CDS encoding YhgE/Pip family protein, with amino-acid sequence MFADPVEVKNDKVAPVPDYGTGFSPYFLSLGLFVGALTLSIVFPLREPVAVPSSPIAWFLSKFGVLAVVSLFQTVLVVSVMFLWTDIQVHSEPYFILFTFVSSLTYITLIQFLATVLDNPGRFIAILLLIFQLTTSAGTFPLELIPDFFQWFNPFLPMTYTVFGYKAVISTGDFSIMWQNMFVLFSYIAVFIFLTNVYFRWNFKRRFEIMAREEA; translated from the coding sequence ATGTTTGCTGATCCAGTAGAAGTTAAAAATGATAAAGTAGCACCAGTTCCGGATTATGGAACAGGATTCTCACCATACTTCTTATCATTAGGACTTTTTGTTGGAGCATTGACACTCTCAATTGTCTTCCCGCTTAGGGAACCAGTAGCTGTACCAAGTTCACCAATTGCTTGGTTCTTAAGTAAGTTTGGAGTGCTTGCAGTTGTATCATTATTCCAAACAGTGTTAGTTGTGTCAGTGATGTTTTTATGGACAGATATACAAGTTCATAGTGAACCATACTTTATCTTGTTCACGTTTGTATCTAGTTTAACGTATATTACGTTAATCCAATTCTTAGCAACAGTATTGGATAATCCAGGTCGCTTTATTGCGATTCTGCTGTTAATATTCCAATTAACAACGAGTGCTGGAACGTTCCCATTGGAACTAATACCTGATTTCTTCCAATGGTTTAATCCGTTTTTACCAATGACATACACAGTATTTGGATATAAAGCTGTTATTTCGACAGGAGATTTCTCTATCATGTGGCAAAACATGTTTGTGCTGTTTTCTTATATTGCTGTCTTTATATTCTTAACTAACGTGTATTTCAGATGGAACTTCAAACGTCGCTTTGAAATCATGGCTAGAGAAGAAGCGTAA
- a CDS encoding YpzG family protein, translating to MATNKDYTKNRHSNPFNQPWANPKHAHAQVNGQTQQTQDTIILEKQTRKRS from the coding sequence TTGGCAACTAATAAGGATTATACAAAAAACCGTCACTCTAACCCGTTTAACCAACCATGGGCTAACCCTAAACACGCTCATGCACAAGTAAATGGACAAACACAACAAACCCAAGACACCATCATCCTTGAAAAACAAACACGAAAACGTTCTTAA
- a CDS encoding metal-dependent hydrolase: MDTGTHFVMGLALGAIATLDPVVGNDIITTEAVVVGTLLGSQAPDIDTVLKLKNNAAYIRNHRGITHSIPAVFLWPIIITLVVYLFSSDSNFLHLWIWTFVAVILHVFVDIFNAYGTQALRPFSNKWLALGLINTFDPFIFAVHIPGFILWSYFDLNPGYTFLIIYGVIILYYIARFIEQRKIFRKIHHTFDDVENITISPTMKYNKWHLAITTKNSFYVAKYDKRTLNILDEFDKVDVPDNKIMNATKQDKNLKAFLSFSPVYQWELTEHTDHYEVRFIDLRYRSKDEYYPFVAIVQLDQDLNILSSYTGWIFSEAKLRKKLNPLT; encoded by the coding sequence ATGGACACGGGTACACATTTTGTAATGGGACTTGCATTAGGAGCCATCGCTACGTTAGATCCTGTTGTAGGGAATGATATCATTACAACAGAAGCCGTAGTAGTAGGAACCCTTTTAGGTTCACAAGCCCCAGATATCGATACTGTTTTAAAGCTAAAAAATAATGCAGCTTACATAAGAAACCACCGCGGCATTACCCATTCGATCCCTGCTGTCTTTTTATGGCCAATAATCATTACATTGGTCGTATATTTATTTTCTTCTGACAGTAACTTTTTACATTTATGGATTTGGACGTTTGTTGCAGTCATTCTTCATGTATTTGTAGATATATTTAATGCTTATGGAACTCAGGCATTGCGACCTTTTTCTAACAAATGGCTTGCGTTAGGATTAATTAATACCTTTGATCCTTTTATATTCGCTGTCCATATTCCTGGCTTTATTCTATGGTCTTATTTTGATTTAAACCCTGGCTACACGTTTTTAATTATATATGGTGTAATCATACTATACTATATAGCTCGCTTTATTGAACAAAGGAAAATTTTCCGTAAAATTCATCACACCTTTGACGATGTCGAAAATATCACCATTTCACCAACCATGAAATATAACAAATGGCATTTGGCTATCACTACCAAAAACTCCTTTTATGTCGCTAAATATGACAAAAGAACACTAAATATATTAGATGAATTTGACAAAGTGGATGTGCCTGACAACAAAATTATGAACGCAACAAAACAAGATAAAAACTTAAAAGCCTTTCTTTCCTTCTCTCCTGTTTACCAATGGGAGCTAACTGAACATACAGATCATTATGAAGTTCGATTTATTGATTTAAGATATCGAAGTAAGGATGAATACTATCCTTTTGTTGCTATTGTTCAACTAGATCAAGATTTGAATATTTTAAGCTCCTACACGGGGTGGATTTTCAGTGAAGCAAAGCTAAGAAAAAAGTTAAATCCTCTTACTTAG
- a CDS encoding SDR family NAD(P)-dependent oxidoreductase, translated as MKAIVITGASTGLGLELALKYQYDFDCTILIGRNEKKLQKAKQHFDNKEVIIYPLDITKEENVKKAAKELASQYQIVKLINNAGIGYFGPLEEMASEQMETMFKTNVYGTIHMTKAFLPALKVPENSSILNIVSTAGLKGKVNESIYVASKFAVRGFTESLVKELEGQVHVAAAYMGGMDTPFWDESDHVKDKSRLRSPKQVAEDIYQLDDGRSEIVL; from the coding sequence TTGAAAGCAATAGTTATAACAGGAGCAAGTACTGGCTTAGGACTAGAACTAGCATTAAAATATCAATATGATTTTGATTGCACAATTTTAATCGGCAGAAATGAAAAAAAACTTCAAAAAGCAAAACAACATTTTGATAACAAAGAAGTAATCATCTATCCACTAGATATCACAAAAGAAGAAAACGTAAAAAAAGCAGCCAAAGAATTAGCAAGCCAATATCAAATAGTAAAACTTATTAATAATGCAGGTATCGGCTATTTTGGTCCTTTAGAAGAAATGGCTTCTGAGCAAATGGAGACGATGTTCAAAACAAATGTCTATGGAACGATTCACATGACGAAAGCTTTTTTACCTGCATTAAAAGTGCCGGAAAATAGTTCAATCTTAAACATTGTTTCTACCGCAGGATTAAAAGGCAAAGTAAATGAAAGTATTTACGTTGCCTCAAAATTTGCCGTTAGAGGATTCACCGAAAGTTTAGTAAAAGAATTAGAAGGACAAGTACATGTAGCTGCCGCTTACATGGGGGGAATGGACACTCCGTTTTGGGATGAAAGCGACCATGTTAAAGATAAAAGTCGTCTTCGCTCTCCAAAACAAGTAGCGGAGGATATTTACCAATTGGATGACGGACGCTCTGAAATCGTACTTTAA
- a CDS encoding TIGR01777 family oxidoreductase, whose product MHIAITGGTGFVGQYLSEYLLQQGHKVSILTRQHKTSSNVQYIRWLSDGASAEKQLEGVDAIINLAGKSINTRWTPKAKEKIVSSRVKATQEVIRIIDSLNTKPKVLINASAIGIYGTSETKTFDEDSETREDDFLAYTVTKWEREAKKAEQKGIRTVYLRLGIVLGNGGALPKMVLPYKLNAGGKLGSGKQWLSWVHVKDVARLSLFCIENSEIKGPVNATAPHPKRMDDFGKTIASVLNKSYWLPAPSLPIKIALGEMSMLLLKGQYVECEKATQQGFQFEYSQLKEAFKDLLQ is encoded by the coding sequence ATGCATATCGCCATAACGGGTGGTACAGGATTTGTTGGTCAATATTTATCTGAATACCTCCTACAACAAGGTCATAAAGTCTCAATTTTAACAAGACAACATAAAACTTCGAGCAACGTTCAATACATAAGGTGGTTATCTGACGGTGCATCCGCTGAAAAACAATTAGAAGGCGTTGATGCGATTATTAACTTGGCTGGTAAATCAATCAATACAAGATGGACACCTAAAGCTAAAGAAAAGATTGTATCTAGTAGAGTAAAAGCAACTCAAGAAGTCATTCGCATTATTGATTCATTAAACACTAAGCCAAAGGTGCTTATTAATGCAAGCGCCATCGGTATTTATGGCACTTCAGAGACGAAAACATTTGATGAAGATAGTGAAACAAGAGAAGATGATTTTTTAGCTTATACCGTTACGAAGTGGGAGAGAGAAGCAAAAAAAGCAGAACAAAAAGGCATTCGTACCGTTTATTTACGCTTAGGAATCGTTTTAGGAAACGGAGGAGCTTTACCGAAAATGGTACTTCCTTATAAATTAAATGCAGGAGGTAAACTAGGTTCAGGGAAGCAATGGTTATCTTGGGTCCATGTGAAGGATGTGGCTCGATTATCTTTATTTTGTATTGAGAATTCAGAAATAAAAGGACCTGTTAATGCCACTGCTCCACATCCTAAAAGAATGGATGATTTCGGAAAAACGATCGCTTCCGTCTTGAACAAATCATACTGGCTTCCAGCTCCTTCTTTACCAATAAAAATTGCCTTAGGTGAAATGAGTATGTTGTTACTAAAAGGTCAATATGTTGAATGCGAAAAAGCCACTCAACAAGGCTTTCAATTCGAGTATTCTCAGTTAAAAGAAGCATTTAAAGATTTGTTACAATAG
- a CDS encoding small, acid-soluble spore protein K encodes MRNKATGFPNLNSNKFEGEPKAKAENASKRANGTINTHPQERMKASHSRND; translated from the coding sequence TTGCGTAATAAAGCTACTGGTTTCCCAAACTTGAACAGCAATAAGTTTGAAGGTGAGCCGAAAGCAAAAGCAGAAAATGCTTCCAAACGAGCCAATGGAACCATTAACACACATCCTCAAGAACGGATGAAAGCTTCTCATTCAAGAAATGATTAA
- the mutY gene encoding A/G-specific adenine glycosylase: protein MNKDLQKKIDQFTIEGFQKQLINWYRDEKRELPWRESLDPYHIWVSEIMLQQTRVDTVIPYFENFITKFPTIQALAEAEEQEVLKAWEGLGYYSRARNLHSAVQEVQEHYGGVVPNNVKELERLKGVGPYTKGAILSIAYNIPEPAVDGNVMRVLSRIFSIWDDIAKVKTRKQFEELVSVIISKEYPSEFNQALMELGAMVCTPTSPACLLCPVREQCHAFYENVQHELPVKTKKKATKQVQMAAALLYDRQGYYYIHQRPSKGLLANLWEFPNVQLKEEPSFTYKKQLENFICDEYSVEITLTPLLGTIQHVFSHLTWNISVYSAEVIGSSNMKGLIKVSEEQLKAYAFPVSHQKIKKMYAENTRSE from the coding sequence ATGAACAAAGATTTACAGAAAAAAATAGACCAATTTACAATAGAAGGTTTTCAAAAACAGTTGATTAACTGGTATAGAGATGAGAAACGTGAATTGCCTTGGAGGGAAAGTTTAGATCCCTATCATATATGGGTTTCTGAAATCATGCTCCAGCAAACGAGAGTAGATACCGTCATCCCTTATTTTGAAAACTTCATCACTAAATTCCCGACTATTCAAGCATTAGCTGAAGCGGAAGAACAAGAAGTGTTGAAAGCATGGGAAGGGTTAGGATATTATTCAAGGGCACGGAACCTTCATAGTGCTGTTCAAGAAGTACAAGAACATTATGGAGGCGTTGTACCAAATAACGTTAAGGAATTAGAACGGCTAAAAGGTGTTGGTCCATATACAAAGGGGGCCATTTTAAGTATAGCCTATAATATTCCCGAGCCAGCTGTTGATGGGAATGTCATGCGCGTGTTATCACGAATTTTTTCGATATGGGATGATATTGCAAAAGTAAAAACGAGAAAGCAGTTTGAAGAGCTCGTTTCGGTCATTATCTCTAAAGAATATCCTTCTGAATTTAATCAGGCCTTAATGGAATTAGGTGCGATGGTTTGTACCCCTACTTCTCCAGCATGTTTATTATGCCCGGTTCGTGAGCAGTGCCATGCATTTTATGAAAATGTTCAACATGAATTGCCAGTAAAAACAAAGAAAAAGGCAACGAAACAAGTGCAAATGGCCGCTGCTTTACTATATGATAGACAAGGTTATTATTATATTCATCAAAGGCCTTCGAAAGGATTGCTTGCAAATTTGTGGGAGTTTCCGAACGTTCAATTGAAAGAAGAGCCTTCGTTCACTTACAAAAAGCAACTCGAGAATTTTATTTGTGATGAATATTCTGTGGAGATAACCTTGACCCCTTTGTTAGGTACTATTCAACATGTTTTTTCCCATTTAACATGGAATATTTCTGTTTATTCTGCAGAAGTTATAGGCTCTTCCAATATGAAGGGGCTTATAAAAGTCAGTGAAGAACAACTTAAAGCTTATGCCTTTCCTGTCTCTCATCAAAAAATAAAAAAGATGTATGCTGAAAATACAAGGTCTGAATAG
- a CDS encoding YfhE family protein: MGNKKRTEQTRRLLNSNQEVRYQKDFKKADRAGSFKI, from the coding sequence GTGGGAAATAAGAAAAGAACAGAGCAAACGAGACGCCTTTTAAACAGTAACCAAGAAGTTCGGTATCAAAAAGACTTTAAGAAAGCGGATCGAGCAGGAAGCTTTAAAATTTAA
- a CDS encoding GNAT family N-acetyltransferase, which yields MIKKRDLHDCSSLFELITHHDVFPYVRHKVTSVEEYYFLTKQLIEQEEQGLVITRTIMDEWSSPIGSISLYDIQEQAGFLGTWLGKPYHGKGYNQLAKDAFFNELFFDLNIEKVFLKIRKENVRSMKACQKLPYVTFADDLYPQLMKQINNSERQYHLFKISKDMYSFYSNRHDQPVGVEHLKEA from the coding sequence ATGATAAAAAAGCGTGATCTTCATGATTGCTCATCACTTTTTGAATTAATCACTCACCATGATGTCTTCCCTTATGTTCGTCATAAAGTTACATCGGTTGAAGAGTATTATTTCTTAACAAAACAGTTAATTGAACAAGAGGAACAAGGTTTGGTGATTACACGAACCATAATGGATGAGTGGAGTTCCCCAATTGGCTCAATCAGCCTTTACGATATTCAAGAACAAGCAGGCTTCCTAGGAACATGGCTAGGAAAACCTTATCACGGTAAAGGCTACAATCAATTAGCAAAAGATGCTTTTTTCAATGAATTATTTTTCGATTTAAATATAGAAAAAGTGTTTTTGAAAATTCGCAAAGAAAATGTTCGCTCAATGAAGGCATGCCAAAAGCTACCTTATGTTACGTTTGCAGACGATCTATATCCGCAACTAATGAAACAAATAAACAATTCAGAAAGACAGTATCATTTGTTTAAGATTTCAAAAGATATGTACAGCTTTTATTCTAATCGACATGATCAACCAGTTGGAGTCGAACATCTTAAGGAAGCTTAA